TCAAAATCCCTGTACTTGTGCTTCGCGGTGACCGGGATCTCGTTGTTACAAAAAGGATGGCAGAGGAAATTGTCGAGGATTTCGAGGGGCGGGCAAGGTTTGTGGAACTTAATAACTCCGGCCACTCTCCACTAGTGGATGACCTGGATCAGCTATTGCAGCATATCGAAGGATTTTTAGCAGAGTAGGAAGGTGTATTTATGAGATTGAAAGATAAGGTAGCGATTATTACAGGTGCAGCGAACGGAATTGGGCTTGCTGCTGCAAAGACTTTTGCCCGTGAAGGTGCCAGGATTGCAATGGCTGACTTTGATGAAGAAACAGGAACGAAGCGTGCAGATGAACTTTCTGCTGAGGGCTATGACGCCGCTTTTTTTCAGGTGAATGTTGCCGACAGGACCAGTGTTGACTCGTTGGTTCAAAACGTTCTAGGCCACTTTGGCAAAATTGATATTTTAATAAATAATGCGGGCATCACCAGGGATGGGATGCTTCATAAGCTTTCGGCAGAAGATTTTCAAAAGGTCGTTGATGTCAATCTGACCGGCGTATTCAATTGTGCCCAGGCGGTTGTGCCAGCAATGGTTCAGCAAGGTTCAGGGAGAATCATCAATACATCTTCCGTTTCCGGCATATATGGCAATGTGGGACAGACAAACTACGCAGCCACCAAAGCCGGAGTCGTCGGGATGACGAAAACTTGGGCAAAGGAACTTGGCCGAAAAGGCATCAATGTAAACGCAGTCGCTCCGGGATTCATTGAGACGGGTATGACCGCAGCTGTGCCGGACAAAGTGATTGAACAAATGAAAATGCTTGTCCCGCTTGGCAGACTCGGTTTGCCAGAGGACATAGCTAACGCATATTTATTCCTCGCCTCGGACGAATCCAAATATGTAAACGGCACGACTCTCCATGTCGATGGCGGGATTATGATGTAAGAACAAAAAGCGCACTTGTGGCGCTTTTTTATTTTTGGTTGGAAGGCAATGGGGATTAAAA
This window of the Mesobacillus jeotgali genome carries:
- the fabG gene encoding 3-oxoacyl-ACP reductase FabG, with the translated sequence MRLKDKVAIITGAANGIGLAAAKTFAREGARIAMADFDEETGTKRADELSAEGYDAAFFQVNVADRTSVDSLVQNVLGHFGKIDILINNAGITRDGMLHKLSAEDFQKVVDVNLTGVFNCAQAVVPAMVQQGSGRIINTSSVSGIYGNVGQTNYAATKAGVVGMTKTWAKELGRKGINVNAVAPGFIETGMTAAVPDKVIEQMKMLVPLGRLGLPEDIANAYLFLASDESKYVNGTTLHVDGGIMM